The Castanea sativa cultivar Marrone di Chiusa Pesio chromosome 11, ASM4071231v1 genome contains a region encoding:
- the LOC142615342 gene encoding uncharacterized protein LOC142615342 has translation MSSVHPYFGWYGKVTWRFVDHTSASLLITVAMHKQMLMRYVVDSPEHKLITAMLKEVDRLHRLAAHLPLEDADTANPELPEHNARPSTSSTPASHSHGQCVAPHQGQNQPPPPPHAYPAPEFPPPPHASPAPEFPPPPHASPSPEIPPRTTPAFPDLQIPVPTAHASSHPEIPSPTLCTFSDPAHLSLTPPSFDLGIDFNDTPQVMHTQSPSYSIGHIHHVPPHISTRSTNTDEYNS, from the exons ATGTCGAGTGTTCATCCATACTTCGGCTGGTATGGTAAAGTCACATGGAGGTTTGTCGACCACACTAGCGCCTCTCTCCTTATTACG GTCGCCATGCACAAGCAGATGTTGATGCGTTATGTAGTAGACAGTCCTGAGCACAAGCTGATTACAGCTATGCTGAAGGAAGTGGATCGCCTTCACCGTCTAGCTGCCCATCTTCCCTTGGAAGATGCGGATACAGCAAATCCAGAACTGCCAGAACATAATGCACGACCAAGCACGAGCTCAACTCCTGCCAGCCATAGCCATGGCCAGTGTGTTGCACCCCATCAAGGCCAAAATCAACCccctccacccccacatgcTTATCCTGCCCCAGAGTtccctccacccccacatgcaTCACCTGCCCCAGAGTtccctccacccccacatgcaTCTCCTTCCCCAGAGATCCCTCCTCGTACTACTCCCGCATTTCCTGACCTACAGATCCCTGTACCCACTGCACATGCATCTTCTCACCCCGAGATCCCTTCACCCACCCTATGTACATTTTCTGACCCCGCGCATCTATCCCTTACTCCACCATCCTTTGATCTCGGCATTGATTTCAATGACACCCCTCAGGTCATGCACACTCAATCTCCCTCGTACAGCATTGGTCATATACACCATGTACCACCCCATA